A single genomic interval of Acetobacteraceae bacterium harbors:
- the mreC gene encoding rod shape-determining protein MreC, whose translation MFSITLRQSLQKLLLPVYLFFAMTLMIIGISAPSSVEGLRVRIFDFLTPAYSLAAQPGRWVGRFRSYASDVMHLLAENAELRTENARLRQWHDVAVALEDENRRLKANLKWLPERTISFVTGRAIRDASGLYNRSVLIALPEAHEVHIGDLVLGGTGVIGRISEIGPSTARVLLINDPVSRIPVFLSSSEGSAIMTGDGSATPRLMYFAHDDHPVEGERVVTGDQAGQENAVTASGVPNGVFIGTVHYNASHTPVVIPGGHLNHPDVLRVLDFKEIDAHGPVAPGRVRKINKARDRFGLPESIFPNVWKGQG comes from the coding sequence ATGTTTTCCATCACGCTGCGTCAATCGTTACAGAAGCTTCTCCTGCCTGTTTACCTGTTTTTCGCGATGACCTTGATGATTATCGGCATTTCCGCCCCATCATCAGTTGAGGGCCTGCGCGTGCGTATCTTTGACTTTCTGACGCCTGCTTACAGCCTCGCCGCACAGCCGGGACGCTGGGTCGGGCGGTTCAGGAGTTATGCCAGTGATGTCATGCACCTCCTCGCTGAAAATGCGGAACTCCGCACGGAAAATGCGCGGTTGCGGCAATGGCATGATGTCGCTGTTGCGCTTGAGGATGAAAACCGACGTCTCAAGGCCAATCTGAAATGGCTGCCGGAGCGCACGATCAGTTTCGTCACGGGGCGAGCGATCCGTGATGCATCCGGCCTTTATAACCGCTCCGTCCTCATTGCCCTGCCCGAAGCCCATGAGGTGCATATTGGCGACCTTGTCCTGGGCGGCACCGGCGTTATCGGTCGTATTTCTGAAATCGGGCCGTCAACGGCACGTGTGCTGCTGATCAATGACCCGGTCAGCCGCATTCCCGTCTTTCTGTCTTCTTCCGAGGGGAGTGCGATCATGACGGGTGATGGATCTGCCACGCCGCGCCTGATGTATTTCGCGCATGATGACCACCCGGTTGAAGGCGAGCGCGTCGTGACCGGTGATCAGGCCGGGCAGGAAAACGCCGTCACCGCTTCCGGCGTGCCAAATGGCGTTTTTATTGGCACCGTGCATTATAATGCGTCTCACACGCCGGTCGTTATTCCGGGGGGTCATCTCAACCATCCGGATGTTCTCCGCGTGCTTGATTTCAAGGAGATTGACGCGCATGGCCCCGTGGCACCGGGGCGTGTCAGAAAAATCAATAAGGCCAGAGATCGTTTTGGCCTCCCTGAAAGTATTTTCCCCAATGTCTGGAAGGGGCAGGGATGA
- the mrdA gene encoding penicillin-binding protein 2, producing METVRPSRGVFTRRAMLLVGGQLGIFGLLGHRLYDLQLVEGAHMSALAARNRTSKRLLAPARGAITDRFGVPLAGNSQNWRALLMPEETTDIHATVDHFAQIIPLEDFERTRISRDIKNLRRYVPILLKEFLSWDDMARIEAQAFSLPGVLVDVGSTRTYPFGPQLAHIVGYVAPPTEKDVAKAPLLALPGMRAGREGIEQTQDDLLRGAPGMVEMEVNAYGRVLGELERVEGAQGDRVELTIDAGLQQMVLGRIADEYASAVVMDCRDGAILAMTSTPSFDPALFDSGVSHAQWKAWMSDPNAPLTNKAVAGVYPPGSTFKPAVALAALKSGLVTEDDRFNCPGYYDLGGTRFHCWRKHGHGSVNMRQALKYSCDVYFYKVAQKIGMDQIKDMASPLGLGVTLPVELPHVRAGNVPTPAWRRKKGHHWNRGDTFVAGIGQGFVQTTPLELATYAARIASGREVSPHLIRRTVTREGVKINLPTAPGMELQPEWLDVVRGGMFDVINAPDGTATRARLDLPGIQMAGKTGSAQVRRVSRAQRESGHFNSMKLPWEQRPHALFICYAPFDKPRYAVAVVVEHGNGGAATAVPLARLIMTDVLQRDPSGREHAPGVTVAEAD from the coding sequence ATGGAGACGGTGCGTCCTTCGCGTGGCGTTTTCACCCGACGGGCCATGCTCCTTGTAGGCGGGCAACTGGGCATTTTCGGCCTTCTCGGTCATCGGCTTTATGATCTGCAACTCGTGGAAGGCGCGCATATGAGCGCGCTGGCCGCGCGAAACCGTACAAGCAAACGCCTGCTGGCCCCTGCACGCGGCGCGATTACTGACCGTTTCGGCGTCCCATTGGCTGGAAACAGCCAGAACTGGCGCGCGCTGCTGATGCCGGAAGAAACAACGGACATCCATGCAACTGTTGACCATTTCGCCCAGATCATTCCTTTGGAAGATTTTGAACGCACCCGGATTTCACGGGATATCAAAAATTTGAGGCGTTACGTGCCGATATTGTTGAAGGAGTTCCTCTCCTGGGATGATATGGCGCGGATTGAGGCGCAGGCCTTCTCATTACCCGGTGTGCTTGTGGATGTCGGTTCCACACGCACCTATCCTTTCGGGCCGCAACTTGCACATATCGTGGGTTACGTGGCGCCGCCGACGGAAAAAGACGTCGCCAAAGCACCCTTATTGGCTCTCCCCGGGATGCGCGCCGGGCGTGAAGGCATTGAGCAGACACAGGACGACTTGCTGCGCGGTGCGCCCGGCATGGTTGAGATGGAAGTCAACGCCTATGGCCGCGTCTTGGGAGAGCTTGAGCGTGTGGAGGGCGCGCAGGGTGATCGCGTTGAGCTCACGATTGATGCTGGTTTGCAGCAAATGGTGCTGGGGCGCATCGCTGATGAATATGCGAGCGCCGTCGTGATGGATTGCCGTGATGGCGCCATCCTGGCGATGACGAGCACGCCTTCCTTCGATCCGGCTCTTTTTGACTCCGGCGTCAGTCACGCGCAGTGGAAAGCCTGGATGAGCGACCCGAATGCGCCATTGACAAACAAGGCCGTTGCCGGTGTTTATCCGCCGGGCTCAACCTTCAAGCCCGCCGTTGCTTTGGCCGCCCTGAAATCGGGGCTGGTGACGGAAGATGATCGCTTTAATTGCCCTGGCTATTACGACCTCGGCGGCACGCGCTTTCATTGCTGGCGCAAACATGGCCATGGCAGCGTCAATATGCGACAGGCGCTCAAATATTCCTGCGACGTTTATTTTTACAAAGTCGCGCAGAAAATCGGGATGGACCAGATTAAAGACATGGCGTCGCCGCTGGGGCTCGGCGTTACGCTGCCTGTGGAACTGCCCCACGTGCGCGCCGGTAATGTGCCAACACCGGCCTGGCGGCGTAAAAAGGGCCATCACTGGAACCGTGGGGATACGTTTGTGGCGGGGATCGGACAGGGTTTCGTGCAGACGACGCCCTTGGAATTGGCGACCTACGCCGCGCGCATCGCGTCAGGTCGTGAAGTGTCGCCCCATTTGATCCGACGCACAGTGACGCGCGAGGGTGTCAAAATCAACCTGCCGACAGCCCCCGGGATGGAACTCCAACCTGAATGGCTGGATGTTGTGCGCGGCGGTATGTTCGATGTGATCAACGCGCCGGACGGTACGGCAACGCGGGCACGACTGGACTTGCCGGGCATCCAGATGGCGGGCAAAACAGGCTCCGCTCAGGTGAGGCGCGTCTCACGCGCACAGCGTGAGAGTGGGCATTTCAATTCCATGAAGCTCCCTTGGGAGCAGCGCCCTCATGCGCTCTTTATTTGTTACGCCCCTTTTGACAAGCCGCGTTACGCGGTCGCCGTCGTTGTCGAGCATGGCAATGGTGGCGCTGCAACGGCGGTACCGCTAGCAAGGTTGATTATGACGGATGTGCTTCAACGCGATCCCTCCGGCCGGGAACACGCTCCTGGCGTGACAGTCGCGGAGGCGGATTAG